TTTCTGTCTCTATGTGGATGCGCTTGCACCCCATGGGGCCCAGCCATTTCCAGACTCTTGACACTTTTTATTCTATATGcaagattttgtttatatatgcaCAAGAAAGTAATttgtttctttgtcattttcaaaTGTGATGGTATAAAACCATGCagaatgcttttatatttttataccttaCTTATAATACTGTTTGTGTCTTTATACCCACCCCACTCCTACTCCCTGTTAGATCTGCCAGAGGTTTTCATGGTCTTTCCAAAGCATAGACGTGCTCACTGGACCAGGCCCCGGTTCAACCCTGGCCAGGAGAATCCATGCATTCAGAGGAATTCTGCATTCCAGCAGCCCCACAGGGAATTTGTTTCAAGAAACCTGGCTTCACACCCCTGGCCAGAGCACTATGAAGAGAGGCCCTCTCCAGCTCTCTTCAGAGCAGCAGTTGAAGAGGAAAGGGGAGGTGTATTTTTTTGGAACCTCAAcagccttcctcctctcctgtgaATCACCTCTGTGTTCAGGCAGCCGAGACAGCTGCACGGaaaggcgtgtgtgtgtgtgtttgtgtgtgtgtgtgtgtgtgtgtgtgtgtgtgtgtgtgtgtgtgtgtatgtggagatGGGGGCCTTGGAAAGAAAAGGCCCCTTGTACCCTGGCCAGCACCTGGCGATGGTGTGACCTGGGAGAACAAGGGAGCCAGGAGCTCCACAGCAACTCCACAGAAGCCAGAATTACAGCGGCAATGTTCGTGTGAGCCACAGGGGGAGCCCGAGAGCCGGGAGTCAGCAGCGCCTTCAGCAAGGTGAGCCAGGACTAGGGAAGGAATCCTGATGGGGCCAGGCTCCGGCTCTCCTCTTCTTTGCTTGGCAAACTCAAACTCATCCTTCAAGGCCAATTCAAGAGCTATATCTCTGGAGAAGACTTTCCATAAGCCCAGCCAAAGCCTTTTTCTCATGCTTCTGGCTGACTGACAGCATTGCCTGCCCAGGGCAGAACTGTCTGCAGATGGCTCCAAATTCTCCAGCACACTGTGAAGCCCTGTGAAGTAAGACATGGCCTGGATCCTCTCTGTCCCAGCAGTTCAGGGTCTGGCTTCTCCTTGGTGTACCTAGGATTCATGCTTCAGAGTCATTCAGGGagttgttaaaatgcagattctaggCTCACCTGGATCTAAAGAGTCTGCGAGTGTGGCTCTGAAATCTTCATCTTTAACAGGTCCAGGTTACACTTTATGCACATCAGGGTTGATATAAAACACAGtgcttttcaaatgtttttgaaCAAGAATCAAAGCGATCCAGAATATGaaatatagttttcattataacCCCCcacatattgtatatatataaaactagaacaaaaatacagaaaacaataaattgcTAGGATACGTGTGAGATACTTTGATATACTCTTTTCTACTATAAAAAACAATGTTGGTTTGTCATCACTAAAAGTTATTCCCTGACCTGTTTGTAGGTTGTTTCTTACTGTTTGAAATCATTGATATAACAAAGCTCAACAaatgttcaatgaatgaataaatgaatgatggaacaaataaatagatacttGTATTTCTGTAAAACAGAGAGATTCTATCAAACAATTTCTGAGATCTCCTCATTTAAAGTTCTGAGGTCTGatgctctttaaattttttaatttctaacaattTCATCATGCCCCAGGGCTGTGGTAATTCTCAGTGAAAGAGATTGCCAATGAGAACCCTCAGTTTAAGGGTTCTGATGCAAGAGCTCAGAGGGCTCTGTTTTGATTTTCTCATTAATTAAAGTTATGTAGCATCTTCCCTTCTAACCTCCTCAGAACTTCCATCCCTGAGCCTGGAAAGATCAGCAAATACAGAAGCTAAAGTAAATTATAGGAGACTTTGAAAAGTCTTTTCTTTTGgtgttctttcttcattttcaacatACTAAGCACAAGGAGAAATGTGAAGGAGCAAAGCCCAAAGTCTATGTGGCCTGGAAAGATATGCTTTCCCTGGGCCAAGGACATGTGCTGCTATGCTCACAGAGAAGGTGAGCCTTCAGCCTTGGTGCCCTGAGGATTCTATTAACTTCAGAGGTGCCCACCCACTCTTTGCAGTTCCTCCTCCCATAGCAGGGGCCAGTGGCTGTAGTGGTCATCTGAGCAGGCCATTACCGTATGGTATGTGTCTTGAGAAGCTTATAGAAGGCTGGTCTTGGAGCTCACCCAAGGGGTTCCATTGGGACCTGCTTAGAGCTCATTCATTATGTGTGGTCTTGGACTAGCTTTAGGAGAAAGTTTCAGGGGAGACCAGAGGTGGTGTTCTCTCCTGCTTTGACTAGAGGTAGAGATGAGCCTCCAACCTGAACTATATTATTATAGTTAGTTCATATATTAGTTCATATTGATTGCACATTCCTTGGACTCCACAAAATACTTCATGAAATCCCCCAAACTCTGAAGTAGATGCTATTACTAACCAtaatttacagataaagaaactaaggCATAAAGGCATTAAGGATCTCACTTGCTGTCACATAGCAAGTAGCAGAAATTGACTTATTCTGGTAGCCTGATATGCACATTCAGTCACATTGCTGTGTAGCCATCAACAGGGGCAGGTGGTGTGAACTTGGGAAGCAGAAGGGCTTCCACCTGGCACTGTGCTGCAGGAGGAGTCATGGCATATCCTATCATCCTGTCTAGAGCGTAAATCTACCATCTCTGCCATTTATCGCCATATGTGCTGAGCGTAGCACACTATGAAGGGCCAGGGAGCAATGCTCCAGGAGCATTGCTAGTCTTCCCCAGAAGTGCTGTTTGGCCAATCTCTAAATGAGAATGTTTGGGGCAAGGAAGTCAGAACCAGAGCCTGGTGCATGACACTCTATTGGAAGCAGATTAGGCTTGGTGattcacacctataatcctggtggcttgggaggctgaggcaggaggattgtgagttcaaagccagcctcaacaacttagcaaggccctaagcaactcagtgagacattgtctctaaataaaatatgaaaaagggctggggatgtgtctcagcggttcagcacccctgggttcattccccagtaccaaataaataaataacctattgGAAACAGAGTATCTAAAGGCCAGTATTATGGAGAAGCAGGGATGAGGCAAAGGCATCAGAAGCTCCTACCAGCTCTAGGACAaaaattagggttatgtttcatttaaaaatcactataGCGCTAACACTCAGCTAAATGCTTTAAATACATGATTTCAGGTTATTTTCACAACAACCCTGccattatacccattttacagttgtgtggtggggggggatggggggtggtCCTAGTCTCAGAGAAGTTAATTGACCAAGACCAAGATCAAGCAGAACTGGGATTTAAAGCTGAGTGTGTCTTACTAAAAATTGTGAGTCCTGTTTCACCTACAATTTGGTTTTCTGCATGTATATTTTTACTCAACAATGTTTAATGCCTGAGAGAAGAACAATATTTAGAGTCTCTACCATGCATGAGCCATTTAAGTGGCTCTAGGAATCTTCTTTAAGGAGGATGAAGGGCCAAGGCAGAACTAGATGGTATGGTTCCTCACCAGCTATCCCAGTATTTGAAAGCACTTAACCAGGGCCCTGACCACAGAATCTGAGGAAGAACTGCAGGGAATGGGGCCTGGGTTCAGAGCCTTAGCCGCTGAACTGGGGAAACTTCACAAGTTCCCTTGGAATCCCAGCACAACCCAACGTCCAGATGTACCATGTTCACAAATTCAGCAGGGAGCGGAAGGCATCCTTCAGGATCGAGGGCCAGTGTGCCCCATTCTCCACCATGCCACACAGCTCCAGTCATCCACCTGTGTGGTTGACAGCATGCACTGTGCCTAGCAAGAGGCTGACATTCCTCGTCTTCTCTGGCACCTTGCGCTCCCCACTCAgtctctcccttctccccacttCCCAGACAGACAGGTAGTCAGAACCTTCTTTTCACCACTGCCAACTAAGACAGCTCAAGGGAAAtgccagattttaaaaatcagacttacaggctgggatgtagctcagttggcagactgtttgcctcgcatgcacaagaccctgggttcaatctccagcaccacaaaaaaaaaaaaaaccttgcaaataataaacaaattaaaataacaccTTCCTTGTTCCCATATTTAAGGGACTAGACAGAATTATATAGATTCTAGAAgttttccttaaaagaaggaaaaagatgtgGCTTGGGGAAAGGCCCTTTAACTCTCCATGCCTGTGGTCTTTACAATGACTGTTACAATGATTATATAAGACTGTGAATGTTCTTATGCTATCAAAAGGGAAAGGGACTCAGGACAAGAAATTGATTCCAGAATTCTGGCCTAAGGCCTGATCAGCCTGCAATGTGCAACTCATTAGCATAATGAAGAATCATGCGGGAAAGGTGCATGACACTTCCAAACAGGATTTGAAAGATGGCTGGGGAGCATCTCAGGAAGGTGACCCAAGGAGTTCCCAGTATCTCTCCATATAAGTAGATTCCAGGCCACTCCTTTTCCCTTATACCCCAAGGTGACCTACGCCATCGCAGTGAGATAGTGACTCCAGCATACTTTGAACACCACGCAGATGCCATCTGGGCAATTTAACATGGAGGTCCCACAGCATATGGTAATTAGTCAGTTGTTACAGTTTCCAGAAAGAAAGTGTGATGCCAATTAGGTTGTCAAGCCTGATGAGAATGGACAGGATTTGAGGGAACCATCTCTTGGGCAGCTTAGGGACAAGAATATCCTTCAGGATAATGACAGCATAGACCTTATACGCATGGTCACACAGCCTAGGGTGGAGAGACTAAGGGTTTCCAGGAGAGAATGAAGGTGGAGTGAGGCGCAGGCCAAGCATGAAGGCTCTGCAGGGACCATGTGTGGGGATCTTGTGCAGTCAGGGCTAAGGGTGAGGACCCTGATATCTCGGATTCAAATTGTGGATTCACTACATAGTAACAATGTgtctgtgaccttgggtaaggTACTTGAGATGCTGGCCCAGTATTCTCAACTTACAAATGAGGCCAACACTCATGATGGCTGTTCCACTGGGATGTGGTGAGGATTCGTGGAGAGTGCCTCAGTGTATTGGCACAGCGTTGGCACTGGTGATTGTTGCTCAATGGATGCCCTGCTGAGGTTGGAGTGGGGGGGGCATGCACACTCATCCCAGCTCTTATGTTCCCATCCACAGGCTCCTCTACCCATTTGTGGGGAAATAGGTGCTTTCATGTTAAAGATATCTAAAACCCAACTCTTATGAGGTGGTCACATGGACCACTTTGAACAACAGCACCGGGGTGGGTTTGTGTCCCCCCGCCCATGTTACTTTGGGAGATGTTTTAAATATTCCCTACTCTCCTCAGCTCACATCTTCCCCTGATGCCTACTTTTTTTGAGTGCTGACCCTTTGAGAGATGGATGACTGCTAGGATCTTTTTGCCCAAATGGTGTGTATCCACACCTGCTGCATTCTGCACTTTACTTCAGGGGCTCCATGAACAGCAGAATTTGAACCCTGTTCCAGCTGATCAGAGACTGTGAGACATGTCTCAGCTACCTGCCTCCTCCCTTGGAAGTCACTCCTGTAAATCACCAAGGGGCAGAGGAACCTGCTTTTCTAATCACACTGAGACAATTGCTGTTCAGAACAACATCTTGGGTGTCAGTATTCCTATGAGAGTCACAGCCCTAACAGGGCCATGGGATGGAACAGGAGCCCTAGGAATAACATCAATAATTCTTCAcatgcattatcttatttaattcttcaaAGACCTTCAGGATGGTGATACTATACATCTTGCAGATGAGGAATTGAGGCACacagagattaagtaacttgcccaaggtcagacAGCCCCAGAACCTCACTATCAACCAATAAATTTTTGGCCACCTAGTGACATCTCGGTTACAATACTCCTATCTCCTATTAAGGTGAGCATTCAGAATGAACACTCTTCAAACTGAACCTATGTAAAATCAGTGCTTAAAAGATGGAGAGAGGTCCCAGGCAGTCCTGGACCTGTatgaattagaacagaaactatTTCCTTGAACCCCAGCTAAGTGGTCATGGGCATCTTTGAGACAATGATTGGACCACTGTAAGGAATTGTGGGACCCTACTCCCTGCTCAACCCACAGCTCTGCAGAAGGTGGGTAGCGAAACCTGGGAAGTGATATTATAAACTCCCAGTGTGTTCTGGCTCCCGGGGCCGGGAGGGAGGGACGACATGCACCCCAGAGGCTGACCTGTGACAAGTGGCCCATAGACACACCAGGAGAGGAGTGAAGGATGGACAGTTTGCCCTGTGGGAAGAAGGTGTGAGAGAGAACTGGAGGCTCAGGGCCACCTGCAGGAGGACTGAGCAACCttccagggagggaggaggagggaggaatgcTGGCTCAGGCAGGGAGGAAAGGCGGGAGCAGAGGGAGCCTGAGGATCGGTTCAGGCAGTGAGAGGGCAGCCCCACTGTATTTCCCAGGCTGCTCTCTGGGATGCGGGCAGGAAGGTTGAGTGTATTACACTGGCCCCACCTCCCGAGGCTCTCTCTGCAGCTGCTGGACTTGACACAAAAGCGTGAGAGACAGAGACACCATCTCTGCTAATCTGTACCAAACTCTGGCTCCTGTTGCTGAGAGACCACATGTGACAAAAGCCAGGGCAGGGGGCCCCCACGTCGCTGTCTGCATTTTGCAGGTAAGCAACTGTTTGTGTCCCAGCCAGAAGTGAAGAGCAAGGCTTAAAGGCAGTGGGCAGAGGAGAATGTGGGAGGTGGCTGCCTGGGATGGACTTAGCGCAGACAGAAGGGGCGAAGGGAGAGGGGCCGGGACCAGGAGCTAGAACAAGCCTGGGGCAGGCTTCTGCACAGTGTCCACGTATGAGGTCGGGGAGCTGGAGGCTGTACCAGAGTCACTGCTGGCTGGAGGGTGTGGGCGAAATTCCAGGAAAGGGCTGTGTTCTGACAGCCTCAGGGGGCCAGCACATCTGGAGAGCAGAGGGGCCAGCTACACCATAGCATCACTGTTCCTCTTCCTGCCCAGGTATATTTATGCAGACTTTGCCAGAAAAATCCCACTCTgggcccctgccctcctcctagTTTTCTGGATGGTGGAGAGAGAGAGCCTTGGGCAACTACAGAAGGGAGAAAGCCGGATGTATGTCTTTGCTGGGGCCATGGCTTCAGTCAGAGGAGAGATCCCTGATCGGAAAAAGGCCATctcctgtcagcctcctgagaaggGGTTAGTTGGCTGAAGGCTGTGTGCTGTCCTGAGGAGGCTCCTCGGTGGAGCAGAGGCAGAGAGTCAGTCACAGGCTGTGGAGAACAGGGTATGTGTGTGCTGGgtatggggtggggaaggggtgaCGCAAGAGTCTGTGGAACAGTGCCACGGGAACGTGCACGGTGTGtcgcagagagaggaagagactccAGAAATCTATTTGCATACATGTCCCTTTGCTGTCCCTGCTGGGGACCACAGCTCCTGATCAAGCATGCTAGTCTGTAAGTCCTATAAAGTTGGCTGGTCTTGTGTCCCCTCTGTGAATGACACACATGCATGTACGTACCTCTCCTCTCTAAGATTTGCTATGATATAAATATGTCAAACTTGGTTTCCTGTCAAAAGGGTGCCAGTCACACCCTGACAGGTTATGGGGATAGAGCCTCAAGGTAAGAGGAGTGACCCAGGGCACAGGGGACAAAAGGACGTCAGACCCCGAATCCAGTCATGACTGCAGTGTGTCCTCCTTTTTTTCTACTCTGGCTTCTGTACCCAGAGTAGAAAGTGAGGATTCCCCCTGTCTGCTCCCCACTCCACAAGCAGCAACTGTGTGGTGAGCCAACAGGAAGGGGGGAAGACACTTTGCTGAGACGGGGACACCTAATAGGACGCACCAACGAGAGAGCAGGGGAAGGTGGTGGAGGCAGAGAAAGAGCTTGCAGAAGGTAAATAGTCGGTGACTAACACTCCTGACCACCCCAGGCAGCAGTCTCTGCAGCATGTGTCCTGGCTCTGACAGTCGGCCCTGGGCCCTCTCTCCCGCGAAGGGCAATCTGGGTCAATGAGAGCAGGGAGGAACCCAGCAGTGAGGCCTTGCAGCCAGTATCCCTTGGCCCAGAAACACAAGGGGCTTTGATGCCTGCAGAGTGCAGTGCTCTTCCCCCCAGGATGCTGTGGCCACTCTTGGCAGGGCCCAACCCCAGGGCAGGCTCAGTCTGGAGGCCACAGCTGGGAGGTGGTATGGCTCCACAGGTCTTAACATAACGGTCTTGGAATTAGAAAGAAATTAGAGGGCTGCTGTCTGtgagctgtgtggccttgggcaggcaAGCCTCAGTGTCCTTTcctataaaatggaaagaataatataataatgataGCCTCCATCTTAAAGGTTTCTGCAAGTCCTAAATGAAGGCATGTTTGCAAAGTGCTCAACATAGTTCCTGGCTCCTAATGTGTTCCCAGAAAAATGGGAACTGTTAATATTAACGCTTCTGGGATTCTCAGAAGGTTCCCTCCAGACCAGTGCAAACTCAGCCCTCTGTCAGCAACTGACCTCTCTGGGAGGCCCTCAGAAGCTGGCCTCTCAGGCCAGCAATTCCTGTTAAATGTGTCACTCACAAAAGCAATGCTTATTAACCAACCCTTGGCAGGCTTTCCCTGTGTCTTCaagctaaaataaaatcaatttgaaaataaaacccaGATGGCTCCTGTGTCTCATACCTCGCTGTCAAAACCTTTGTGCTGGGCTGCTCAAGTTGGGGAACATGCACTCCTGTGCTGTGTGGGGGTATGCCAGGAGTACATGATGTGTGGGGTACATGGGCCACACTTGGAAGGAAAGTTAAGCATTTCAGCTGAAGGTAACTTAGATACTGTTTTCCTATTGATGTTTATTATATGGCACTGAGCATAAATTCTCATGGATGATTAAGACAAAGCATTATTTCTGATAGTTCACGCTCTCTGTGGGTGTTTACGTTCACACTCCCTGGCTGTCGGGGGCTCTTCATTGCAGACCTGAGAAGCCTTGCTCAAGCAGTGAGGGGCAGCTGGTATCTTCTGGGGAACCCACCTGGTTTCCTCTTGACTTGACCCCATTCTCCTAGGGGCTATTCCTTGACTTCAGAGGAGATGACCTACACGGCTCAGTGCCTGGGAGGTGGTCCTAGCTGGCATCTTCACCAGACAGCACCTTTGCACTCCTATCAGGGACAGCTTGGTGTTCAGGTTCCAGACAGGGGGACAATGTCAGAGTGTCTGAGGATGCCCAGAGCTCGCGTCCTGCCTTCTCATCTAGCCTTCATCATGCCCGCAGAGGACCTGTGTGACCTGTGAGGTGTGAGCACCCTGGACAGAGCAGGACACAGCTGGCACCCAGCAAAAGTCCCCCTGCCCCTGGCCATTCTTGACAGCATGGCTGTCTGGGGCTTCTAGAAAGTGGGATTTCCAAAGGGAACAAGGATGACTGAGGCATTTTCAGCAGGGCCCAGCTCCTCCTGCCCTAGGGGAGGCTCAGCAACACGCCTGGCAGGTTACCAGTTGGAAACAGAGCTATAATGAGAACCTCAGTCCCTCTGGTTATGAAAGTCTAAGTACACTCTTTGTGATTTCCTCTTCACACCTCCCTTTTTGCAGGTATCCTGAGCCAAGCAAAGGTTCTTCCCTGGAAGAGCAGACAACAGAAGCTCCTGCTgcacaacatggcagaaggggaCTCCCAGGACAGGTGGGGCAAAGGGTCCCTTGGCAGCCTGACTCATGACAACCAGATGTTGAGCATGAACTTGAAGAGTGaagatgaggatggtggggaggCAGGAGATACAGGGGACCCTGGTGAGCAGGCTCCTCCAAGGGGCAGCTCCCCAGTAAATCACCATTATCCTGACTTGCAGTGGCAGAGTCCCTCGTTCAAAGAGGAAGACACCTTCTCTGATCCTATTAGTGCTGGAGACATGGTGGAGAAACCTATAGAGATGCCTGGAAAGATCCGCTGGGAAAGAGAGGAGTCAAAGATCACCCTGACTCAGGAGTCCCCCGAAGCAGGAGCAGCTTTGGGTGCCCTTCCTAGGGGCCTCTCACACAAGTTGGTCAGTCGTTTGCAATCTCCTAGAGACTCACTACCTGTGGGGGATGATGGAGGCTCCAAGGCAAACCAGGACACATCCTTGGATGTTCCATCCAGCTTCCTGGACAATGAAGAATATTTCTGTGCACACAAAGATATAGACACATCTCCAGACAACTCTCCTGAGTGCTTTCCTGGAACAGATAGCATTTGGGATCTCCCTATGCAAGAGACAAAGGCACAGGACCAGGGATCTGCCAATCCAGCCTGTCTGGCAGCTGCAGTGTTGGCAAAAGCGCGGAACAGCAGAAAAGACCAGAACCCAGCTGCTGAGCCAGAccccaggcaggcagaggggcATCCCTACAAATGTCTGCGGGGCGGAGAGGCCTTCCAGAAGCCCCGCGAGCTGCCTGGAGCTGCAGGACGCCGCAGTGCCAAGCCCTACGCGTGTGAGCTGTGCGGAAAGGCCTACTCCCACAGGGGCACGCTCCAGCAGCACCGGCGCCTGCACACGGGCGAGCGACCTTACCGGTGCCCCTTCTGCGACAAGGCCTACACCTGGTCCTCGGACCACCGCAAGCACATCCGCACCCACACCGGTGAGAAGCCCTACCCATGCCAAGACTGCGGGAAGGCCTTCGTGCGCTCCTCGGACCTGCGCAAGCACCAGCGCAACATGCACAGCAACAACAAGCCCTTCCCGTGCTCCGAGTGCGGCCTGACCTTCAACAAGCCGCTGTCATTGCTGCGCCACCAACGCACGCACCTGGGCGCCAAGCCTTTCCGCTGCTCCGCCTGTGACCGGGAGTTCGCAGTGGCCAGCCGAATGGTGGAGCATCAGCGCGTGCACTCTGGCGAGCGGCCATTCCCTTGCCCCACCTGTGGCAAGTGCTTCACCAAATCCTCCAACCTGTACGAGCACCAGACACTGCACACAGGGCAGAGGCCCTTCAAGTGCGCTGACTGCGGAGTGGCCTTCGCACAGCCCTCGCGCCTTGTGCGCCACCAGCGCATCCACACCGGTGAGAGGCCCTTCCCTTGCACACAGTGTGGCCAGGCCTTTGCCCGCTCCTCCACCCTGAAGAGGCACCAACAGATTCACTCTGGAGAGAAGGGATTCCTGTGTGCCGAGTGCGGCAGGGCATTCCGCATTGCGTCGGAGCTGGCTCAGCACATCCGGATGCACAACGGGGAGAGGCCCTACCAGTGTGAGGACTGTGGTCAGGCCTTCACCCGTTCCAACCACCTCCAGCGACACCGAGCCAAGCATGACACCTGCAAAAAGGAGCCCATCCCTTCCTCCTCTGATGAGTGAGGGCTCAGTGGGCTAGTTCCCCGGGGGAGGCAGACACCAGGAACCTCACTGCTTGGAacccccctcccccagagccccaCATGGTGTGACCAGCCAGCCTCACTGGTCAGCTATCTCCCAGGGATTGCTGGTCCCAGGGTGGTCTGTCTCCATATTATATTTGTTGTCATAGAAAGGAACCACAAGGATGGCTCTGTGCGAATTCACGCCTGTCTTCCGTGGCTCAGAGCCAGAAGCAATATGAAAAGGGTGAAATAGAAGAGTAGGAGATGGTCAATAGCTGAGTTCCTTGGGTCAGGGGACCTTAATAAATCAGAAActatttatagaattatttgcTGGGTACTGTGAAGACTCCAGGAATACAGAGAGGAAAAAGATtgtcctgtcctgtcctgccCTCAAAGCCATACGAAAATACTGAGAAGGCATGTATGGTTTTTACACAAATAAAGGAATCCCAGAAGTGGTCCCTGTGATGGGCTCTTCTAAAGAACAGAGCCTAACTGGGGTAACTGAATCCCATATAGACACGCGGCGTCCTTTCAGTTCACTGATGAAATGACTTTACTTTTGGGAACCGTCTCCATGAGTTTTGACTTTGAAGTGGAAAAGGCCTTTACCTTATaaaggggttgggggtgggatATGTCCAATGTTTAAGGATCAGTTATGCCGGAAGTTCAGAACAGCCTGCGTCCCACCCACAAAGTTCATATGTGCATCCTGTCTACCTCTTTTTTCTGCTCCCACCCTGCAAGTTTAATCATCTGTAATATTTGCAGAGGAATTGgctttttcttcccatttacaGGGAAGCACAGAAATTCCTCCAGATAGGCTGAACTGGCTCATGAAAACTTTTGGGTTCATTTAAAATTGCCTAGATCATTAGATCTGATTTGAAGCAAATAAAGCATTCTTTGCCCAAGTGCCTGTTAGCTTGTCTGTTTTGGTTTCAAAGCCATTAAAACCAGGTATGAAAGTCTTCATGACTCACCTTTGTCTTCTAATGG
The sequence above is drawn from the Urocitellus parryii isolate mUroPar1 chromosome 9, mUroPar1.hap1, whole genome shotgun sequence genome and encodes:
- the Znf648 gene encoding zinc finger protein 648: MAEGDSQDRWGKGSLGSLTHDNQMLSMNLKSEDEDGGEAGDTGDPGEQAPPRGSSPVNHHYPDLQWQSPSFKEEDTFSDPISAGDMVEKPIEMPGKIRWEREESKITLTQESPEAGAALGALPRGLSHKLVSRLQSPRDSLPVGDDGGSKANQDTSLDVPSSFLDNEEYFCAHKDIDTSPDNSPECFPGTDSIWDLPMQETKAQDQGSANPACLAAAVLAKARNSRKDQNPAAEPDPRQAEGHPYKCLRGGEAFQKPRELPGAAGRRSAKPYACELCGKAYSHRGTLQQHRRLHTGERPYRCPFCDKAYTWSSDHRKHIRTHTGEKPYPCQDCGKAFVRSSDLRKHQRNMHSNNKPFPCSECGLTFNKPLSLLRHQRTHLGAKPFRCSACDREFAVASRMVEHQRVHSGERPFPCPTCGKCFTKSSNLYEHQTLHTGQRPFKCADCGVAFAQPSRLVRHQRIHTGERPFPCTQCGQAFARSSTLKRHQQIHSGEKGFLCAECGRAFRIASELAQHIRMHNGERPYQCEDCGQAFTRSNHLQRHRAKHDTCKKEPIPSSSDE